The DNA sequence GGGGCCTTGACTGCCTCCGGGTTGTAGTAGTTGACGCCGAGGAAGTCGATGGGTGCGCTGATGATTGCGGCGTCACCGTCCTGGATGACGCTGAAGTCCGATCCGGGATAGGCCTGCTCGAGGTCGAGAGGCTGCTCCCCCAACAGGATGGGGTCGAGGAACTGGCGATTGCGGTAGTTGTCGTAGAACGCGGCTGCCTCGACGTCAGCTGACGAGTCTGGGTTCACGGCACGGACAGGGGCGAGGTTGTTGGTTATGCCGACCGTGCCAGCGACGCCAACCGACCGAAGCGCCTCAACAGCTAATCCGTGCCCGAGCAGCAGGTGATGAACGACTGGGTAGAGGGCTTGGCCGAGCCAACGTCCCGGTGCGTGTACCCCAAATGCGTAGCCGAGGCTCGACGTCACGATGGGTTCGTTCAGCGTGATCCACGCGGCCACTCGATCACCGAGTCGATCACCGAGCAGCGCCGCGTACTCGGCGAATCTCTCAGCGGTTGCCCGTGCGGTCCAGCCACCCTCGTCCTCGAGCACCTGTGGCAGGTCCCAGTGATACAGGGTCAGGTATGGCGCGATGTCGCGGGCAAGCATGCCGTCGACGAGTCGGTCGTAGAAGCTGATGCCACGCTCCTCCGGCGTGCCCGAGCCGGTCGGCAGCACCCGCGGCCATGACGTGGAGAACCGGTAGGCGTTGACGCCCAACTCGCCCATAAGGTCGAGGTCGGACTCCCAGCGGTGGTAGTGGTCACACGCGGTGTCTCCGCTGGACCCATCCATGATTTTGCCGGCCGTGTGGGCGAACGTGTCCCAAATGGATGTGCCTTTGCCACCCTCGTCCCACGCTCCCTCGATCTGGTAGGCAGCCGTCGCGGTCCCCCAGACGAAGGTTTCCGGGAACGAGGGGAAGACGTCCCTGGAAACGGTCAACTGAGGCGTTTCGTCCATGGTCATATTTCACCACGGGTCGGTGCTCGCAAAGGTGCCTTTGCCGGTCTGTTCTGAGTCACGGGCAGTTGGGGCGGGGCCGCAGCGAGGGGCCAGTCGGGATATTCGGTGCGGTCGTGCCAGGATCACCGCATGCCGAATCTGGACGACATGCTGGAGGCGCACGTCCAGTTTGAACTCAAGCAGTGGCGTGGCCGGAGTCTCCACCGGACTCTGACCGATGAGGCGGACAGCGCCTACGACTGGCTCGCTGATGTCCCAATCGGAGATCTCGTCGGTGCCGCGGAAATCGACGAGATGCTGCTCGACTTCTTCTGCGATGGACCGATGGACGGGATCCTGCGGACCGTTGCCGTCGACGTCGCGCACACCATTCACCGTGTTGCGCTGGCCGACGACACTCGACTGGACGGGTTGATTTCCCAGCAGCAATTTGATGCGCTGGCGAGCGCGACGCTCCAGCTTGAGGGGGTTCGAGGCGAAGTCATTGACCAGGTCACCACCAGCGACGTCTACTCCCGGCTCATCGCGCACGTCTTGTACCAAGGCATCAAGAACTACCTGCAAACCGAGAACCTTATTGCCAAACGGGTGCCGGGCGCTTCCAAGCTCATGCGGCTAAGCCAGCAGGCTGTCAACTCAGCTGCGCCGAAGCTGGAGCAAAGCATCGACCGCCAGCTCACCGCCTTCGTCGGCGCGAACATTCAGGACACGATTCGCGAAAGTCGTCGGTACCTCAACAGCGCCCTCGACGAGGAGGTGCTCGGCGCCGTTGTGGACGAGGTGTGGTCGTCCAACAAGGCCGTGACCGTCGCGCAGTTGGCGGCACTTGTGCCGGCCGAGTCGGTCACCGCTCTGGTGGACTCTGTCGCGACGATTGCGGTGTCGATTCGATCGACACCCACGTTTCGCTCATTTCTCACGATCGTCGTTGCCGAGCTGTTGACTGAGTATGGCGACTCAACGGTGCGCTCCGTGCTCGACGACTTCGGCTTGGACCGGGCAGCTACACGCAGATTCGTCGCCAGCGCCGGCACTCCCGTGATGAAGCGCGCGTACAGCGACGGCTATCTGGAACAACGTATCCGTGCTCGCCTCGCGCCCTTCTACTCGTCCTACGGGCTACAAAAGGCGGCCAAGAAATCACCCAAGTTGTAGGGTCACGAGGGTGGATTCTGCCGAACTGATTGCCCTCGAATACGCCCGTGGCGCACACAACTACCACCCTTTGCCGGTTGTGGTGGCAAGGGCGAGCGGTTCTTGGCTCACAGACGTAGAGGGCAAGCGGTACTTGGACTTCCTCAGCGCTTATTCCGCACTGAATTTCGGCCACGGATATCCGCGATTGCTTGATGCCGCCAAACGTCAGCTGGATCGGGTGACTCTCACCAGCCGTGCCGTTCATTCCGATCAGCTCGGCCCGTTCTGTGAGGAACTAGCGGACCTGGTGAATCTTGATCGGGTGCTCCCGATGAACTCCGGTGCCGAGGCGGTCGAGACGGCGATTAAGACAGCCAGGGCTTGGGGCTACCGAACCAAGGGCGTGCCCGCCGATCAGGCCACGATCATCGTGGCTGCAGGGAACTTTCACGGCCGCACCACGACGATCGTCTCCTTCAGCGAGGACCCCGTGGCGCGGTCGGACTTTGGTCCATTCACGCCTGGCTTCGTTGCCGTCGAGTACGGCAATGCCGACGCGCTTGAGGCGGCGTTGGCAAATCCAACCGTCGTTGGTTTCCTCGTCGAGCCAATTCAGGGCGAAGCTGGGGTGGTCGTTCCACCCGATGGTTACCTTTCGGCGGCCGCGGCGCTTTGCCGTGCCAACAACGTGCTGTTCATCGCCGACGAGATTCAGTCTGGACTCGGACGGACGGGCAAGACGCTGGCCTGCGACTGGGAATCGGTCGTTCCTGACGTTGTGCTCTTGGGCAAGGCGCTTGGTGGGGGCATCCTGCCCTTGTCCGCCGTCGTCTCCCGTGACGAGGTTCTCGGGGTGTTGAAACCTGGCGAGCACGGGTCGACGTTTGGCGGTAACCCGTTGGCGGTGGCCGTGGGCCGAGAGGCAATTGCGATTCTTGCTGAGGGCCAGATTCAGCGGGAGTCGCTGCGACTGGGCGAGCACATGTTCGCGCGGCTGCGCGCCGAGGCTCCGGACACGGTCCAGGAGATTCGTGGTCGAGGGCTCTGGGCCGGAGTCGAATTGACCGGTGCTGCCGGACCAGCCAGACCCCGATGCGAGCAGGCGTTAGCGATGGGCGTAGTGATCAAAGAGACCCACTCGACCACGCTGAGGCTCGCGCCCCCGCTAGTGATCAGCGATGACGATCTCAACCGCGGTATCGACGTGGTGCTTGAGGTGTTGCAGTAGTCCAATCACGATTCGCTTCACCACCTACTGGAGTAGGGTTGGAGTCCATCTTGGTTAGGAGCTCGCAATGGTCTCGCTTTCACTGGTCAACCACCTCTACAGCGTGGGGAGTCTGCAGAATCAGGAAGCAGGTCCCAGTTATCGGGTGAAGAATCGGCTGTTTGACGCGATCCTGACCGGTGTCCAAGACATCACGATCGACGGCCTGGACTACGACCCCGAAACCTCTGAGCTGATCATCGACGGCTCGACGATGCCGTTGCACTCAATCAGCGTGGACAATCCGCTGCCCTTCCCGCTGCGCTCAAAAGTCGAGGTTCGGTTGACTGGTGCCCCGCTAGCCGAGGGTCCGCACACCATCTCGTGCAGCTTCGTTTGCGACCCTTTTGGACCGTTGGATTTCGAAGCCGTTGACTATGTCGTCCAACCACCACCGGAGCGGCCCCATATCCCTCGGACGGATGAGGATTGGAGCCAGGAGGCCGTGCAGGCACGTCAGCAGTTCGTGCACGACGTGACGGGCGTGCAACTGCAACATGTTTCACAAATCACCTATGACCCCGGCCTGACCCAAGGAAACATCGAGAACCTCACTGGGACTGCGGAGATCCCACTGGGGATCGCCGGTCCATTGATCGTCAACGGCGAGCACGCGAAGGGCGAGTTCTTGGTGCCGATGGCGACCACCGAGGGAACCTTGATCGCCTCGTACAACCGGGGCATGAAGGTTCTCAACGCGGCTGGTGGCGTGACCTGCACCGTTCAGGACGACTCGATGCAGCGTGCACCTGTGTTCATCTTCGATAGTGCTCGGGAGGCGCGGGACTTCGGGCACTGGCTTCAGCAAAACCTGGAGGAGATCCGCACCGTCGCGGAGTCCACGACCCACGTCGGCAAGCTTCTGCGGATCGAGGTCTATCTGGCCCATCGATACGCCTTCTGCCGCTTCGACTACACCACTGGGGATGCGGCAGGCCAGAACATGGTGAGTAAGGCGACCTTTGCCGCGGCCTCGTGGATCATCTCGCACCGGCCGGAGATCCGGCACTTCTATCTTGAGTCGAACTTCGCTACTGACAAGAAGGCGTCGCAGGTCAACATCATGCACACGCGAGGCAAGCGGGTGACTGCCGAGGTGATCATCCCCCGGCAGGTGCTCGGATCGGTGATGCGGGTAACGCCGGAAGGGTTGGTCCAGCACGGATCCGTGGCAAACGTCGGCGCCTTCTTGTCCGGTGCAGTGAACAACGGCCTGCACGCTGCCAACGGGATCACCGCGATGTTCATCGCCTGTGGCCAAGACGTCGCCAACGTCGCCGAATCCTCGGCCGCAGTCATCCACGGCGAGGTGGTCGACGAAGGGTTGTACCTGGCGATCACGCTGCCATCGCTGATTGTCGCCACTCATGGCGGCGGCACGGCACTGCCTACCCAACACGAATGCCTAGCGATGTTGGGTTGCACTGAAAGAGGAACGGTCAACAAACTCGCCGAGATCGTTGCGGGAACAGTGCTCGCTGGCGAGATCTCGCTCGCATCGGCTATCTCGGCGTTGGACTGGGTCAGTTCGCACGAGCAGTACGGCCGCAATCGTTAGGAGAATGGAATGCAGCAGTCCGCCGTCACCTTGCACGGTCACCGCGTCGCCTATCGCGAGGCAGGCGATCCGTCGCTGCCGGTACTGCTGCTGATCCACGGGATCACCAGTAGCTCGGCCACTTGGGATCCGGTCATCCCTGCACTTTCCGAGCACGCGCACGTCATTGCGCCGGATCTGCTTGGCCACGGACAGTCGGATAAACCTCGAACCGACTATTCCCTTGGCGCGTTCGCCTCGGTGCTGCGTGATCTACTCGATCATCTGGGTCATGAGCGGGTCACTGTGGTCGGCCACTCACTCGGTGGTGGTGTTGCTATGCAGTTCTCCTACCAGTACCTCGACTACTGCGATCGGATCGTCCTGGTCGACAGTGGCGGTCTGGGCCGGGAGGTCAGCCTTGCGTTGCGGGCCGCGACCTTGCCGGGCGCAGAGTTTGTCCTACCTGTGATAGCTCACCACCGAGTGCGCGCAACCGGTGTCGCGGCGGCGCGCTTGTTCCGCAAGTTCCCGATTCGTCCGCGCCCGTCCGTCGCCGAAGTCGGCCGGGGTTACGCGTCGCTGTCGGAAGCTGCGGCCCGCACGGCGTTTGTGCACACGCTTCGCAGTGTCGTGGAACCGGGTGGACAACGAGTCAGCGCGAGCGATCGCTTCTACTTGACCGAGGGTCTGCCCACGCTGATCGTGTGGGGTGCGTTGGACACCGTTATTCCCGTGTCCCACGCCCACGAATCGCACGCGGCGATGCCGGGTAGCGAACTGGAGATTTTCGAACAGTCGCGTCACTTCCCGCACATGGATGAGCCAACGCGATTCTCGCGGGTGCTGGCACGCTTCCTCGCCGACACCGAACCCGGTCGGATTGATAGATCGGTCCTTCGCGACCGAATCGCCGCGCGCAGCCGACTCGGTGCGGATTTCGCCGCTGGCAATGCCGCTGAAGCCGCACCAGAGCCACACGCAAAAGCGCAATAGCGCCACAAAGATCGCGTCACGGCGGCAATTTGGCAATCGGTGCGAGAGGCTGAACGAATGACAGAATTGAGCCTGGAAGTTTCCGGGCAACTCGAACGCGTCGTCGACGGTCTGGTCGCACACACTGCGGGAGAAATCCACCGCCATGACCTGCGTGCTGTCGTGCTGGACTGCTACGCCCAGCTCGCTGCCCATGCCACCATCACCACGTTCCTGCCCATCCTCACCGAACGGTTCGCTCTGGTGCAGTTGCGCGCACAGGGAATCCTGAGTGGTGAGATCTCGAAGAACGTTCCCGAGGTCCTGGTGGTGGACGAACACAACGCAGCGCGCTCGCAGACTGCGGCCGCGTTGATTCGCTTCTATGCCCCTGGTCGCTTCCATGTCACGTCTGCCGGCGAGACCCCGCGAGGCCCTATCAGTCCGGTCGTGACCGAACTGCTGGGCGAGGTGGGACTGGGTCTAACGGACTTTCCCAAGCCAGCTACCGACGAGTTGATGATCGCCGCGGATGTGGTGATTGTGATCGGTGATGTCGGCCTTGACCTTGATTCCGTACCGGGCGAAGTCGTCCGCTGGGACGTTCCCGCAGCAGATTTGGATGATCGGCAGGATCAGCGAGCGACGCTTGCGGAGACGGACGCGAGTGTCCGACGGTTCCTGCGCGCGATCCAGCCTGACCACGCACTGCACGAGCCAGTGTTGACGTCCGAGGCGTAAGTTCCACGATCGAACGAGGCGACCCAGGCGGCGAGGACGGCCGCGGGTTCAGGCGCGTGCTGATCGGCGACTAACCCGATCCAACACGCGGGTAGGAACTGCCACTGTGCTGCTGATCTGCAAGAATCCACCACGAATCCTGCTTCTCACTAGTGAATTGGTGGCGGTAATGCGCGGAACAAAGATCTGGCTTGCGGTTGCTGGTGTGGTGGTGGCGTTGAGTGCGTGCAGCACCACCCCGGATGCGGCGTCGAATATCAATGGTTGCCAGATCCAGGCCAATACTTCCTGCCCCGCCGCCAAGTTTGTTGGCCAGAGTCTGTACAACGCGGACCTGTCGGGTGCGAATCTGACGGGCGCCGATTTCACCGGCGCGGATTTGCGGGGAGCGAATCTGCGTAGTGCGAACCTGACAAACGCTCGGTTTGACCAGGCGACGTTGCAGAGCGCCGACCTGACAGGGGCCACTGTCACCGGAACTGACTTCTCCGGCACGAACCTGCAGCACGCCACCTGTCCAGATGGCTCCGAAGCCCGCAACAGTCGGTGTCCGCAGTAGTCGCCAGCGACCCCGGTCCGCTGCTGGCGCACGCACCGCGAGGGTGATCGGCCACAGCCGGAACTAGGGTGGCCCCATGTCGACCATGGCTGCGGACTCGGTGACGGCCGACTCCCGATCGGTCTGGTCGCGGCGTACTGGCGCGCTCGTCGGCGCCCTTTCGGCCATTGTCGCCTTGGCTGTAGCGGAACTATTGGCCCTAGTGCTACCGGGGAAACCCTCGCCCATCGTTGGCATCGCCAATCAGGTCATCAACCTCACACCGGCGAGCATCAGGGAATCGTTGATCTCAGCCGTCGGGACAGCGGACAAACCCATCCTGAGCGCCGGAATCGTGGCCGTCATCTTGGTACTCGGTGCGGTGATTGGTCTCCGATTCCGGGACTCGGCCCGAGCAGCGTGGCCGGTATACCTGATCCTTGGGTTGGTGGTGGGCTTGATTGCCGGGGCCGCAACCGCACGAGTTTGGTCCAGCGTGATCGTCGGTCTGGTTGGGGGGGCGGCTGGTTGGGCGACTCTGGCCCTGCTCCTGCGCGTCACGGTCAACGCCGTCCGCGATGAGAGCGGCAATGTCCGCCTGCAGCCCGAGCCAGCCCTTGCCCGCAGAACCTTCCTGATAGCCAGCGCGGGAGTCACTGGTGCCGCGCTCGCCGGTATCGCCGTTCTGTCTGCGGTGCGCAGTCAGTCGTTGCAAGCGGTTGAGTCGGCCCGCGATGCGCTGCGCTTGCCGACGCCTGCCCGACGTGCCCCTGCCGTGCCAGCGGGAGCCGGGGTTGACGTTCCGGACATGCCCCCACCCGTGACACCGAA is a window from the Candidatus Nanopelagicales bacterium genome containing:
- a CDS encoding family 1 glycosylhydrolase, with protein sequence MDETPQLTVSRDVFPSFPETFVWGTATAAYQIEGAWDEGGKGTSIWDTFAHTAGKIMDGSSGDTACDHYHRWESDLDLMGELGVNAYRFSTSWPRVLPTGSGTPEERGISFYDRLVDGMLARDIAPYLTLYHWDLPQVLEDEGGWTARATAERFAEYAALLGDRLGDRVAAWITLNEPIVTSSLGYAFGVHAPGRWLGQALYPVVHHLLLGHGLAVEALRSVGVAGTVGITNNLAPVRAVNPDSSADVEAAAFYDNYRNRQFLDPILLGEQPLDLEQAYPGSDFSVIQDGDAAIISAPIDFLGVNYYNPEAVKAP
- the rocD gene encoding ornithine--oxo-acid transaminase, whose product is MDSAELIALEYARGAHNYHPLPVVVARASGSWLTDVEGKRYLDFLSAYSALNFGHGYPRLLDAAKRQLDRVTLTSRAVHSDQLGPFCEELADLVNLDRVLPMNSGAEAVETAIKTARAWGYRTKGVPADQATIIVAAGNFHGRTTTIVSFSEDPVARSDFGPFTPGFVAVEYGNADALEAALANPTVVGFLVEPIQGEAGVVVPPDGYLSAAAALCRANNVLFIADEIQSGLGRTGKTLACDWESVVPDVVLLGKALGGGILPLSAVVSRDEVLGVLKPGEHGSTFGGNPLAVAVGREAIAILAEGQIQRESLRLGEHMFARLRAEAPDTVQEIRGRGLWAGVELTGAAGPARPRCEQALAMGVVIKETHSTTLRLAPPLVISDDDLNRGIDVVLEVLQ
- a CDS encoding hydroxymethylglutaryl-CoA reductase, with product MVSLSLVNHLYSVGSLQNQEAGPSYRVKNRLFDAILTGVQDITIDGLDYDPETSELIIDGSTMPLHSISVDNPLPFPLRSKVEVRLTGAPLAEGPHTISCSFVCDPFGPLDFEAVDYVVQPPPERPHIPRTDEDWSQEAVQARQQFVHDVTGVQLQHVSQITYDPGLTQGNIENLTGTAEIPLGIAGPLIVNGEHAKGEFLVPMATTEGTLIASYNRGMKVLNAAGGVTCTVQDDSMQRAPVFIFDSAREARDFGHWLQQNLEEIRTVAESTTHVGKLLRIEVYLAHRYAFCRFDYTTGDAAGQNMVSKATFAAASWIISHRPEIRHFYLESNFATDKKASQVNIMHTRGKRVTAEVIIPRQVLGSVMRVTPEGLVQHGSVANVGAFLSGAVNNGLHAANGITAMFIACGQDVANVAESSAAVIHGEVVDEGLYLAITLPSLIVATHGGGTALPTQHECLAMLGCTERGTVNKLAEIVAGTVLAGEISLASAISALDWVSSHEQYGRNR
- a CDS encoding alpha/beta fold hydrolase, with amino-acid sequence MQQSAVTLHGHRVAYREAGDPSLPVLLLIHGITSSSATWDPVIPALSEHAHVIAPDLLGHGQSDKPRTDYSLGAFASVLRDLLDHLGHERVTVVGHSLGGGVAMQFSYQYLDYCDRIVLVDSGGLGREVSLALRAATLPGAEFVLPVIAHHRVRATGVAAARLFRKFPIRPRPSVAEVGRGYASLSEAAARTAFVHTLRSVVEPGGQRVSASDRFYLTEGLPTLIVWGALDTVIPVSHAHESHAAMPGSELEIFEQSRHFPHMDEPTRFSRVLARFLADTEPGRIDRSVLRDRIAARSRLGADFAAGNAAEAAPEPHAKAQ
- a CDS encoding pentapeptide repeat-containing protein, with product MRGTKIWLAVAGVVVALSACSTTPDAASNINGCQIQANTSCPAAKFVGQSLYNADLSGANLTGADFTGADLRGANLRSANLTNARFDQATLQSADLTGATVTGTDFSGTNLQHATCPDGSEARNSRCPQ